Proteins encoded in a region of the Vanessa atalanta chromosome 23, ilVanAtal1.2, whole genome shotgun sequence genome:
- the LOC125073144 gene encoding uncharacterized protein LOC125073144 yields MVPNYLLVLTLAVAVSARTATTNHNKVEEARSSEDTVLGDLKVAYETYRDCSGGDIANCLKVKLAKSLNRISKSDEISILSGVKITKNHEAAKNVEVEEAIPRGLDESSLDNLILDKIVGFMQTHTIQVQFPTGSDLQRAFAEDRGRRKKLAPLLAIPLLIGGMMVPLAFGALALLAGKALIVSKLALVLAGIIGLKKLLSSNGTGEAHEVVVSAGHGGAGWSRSLESAHDLAYNAYAQ; encoded by the exons ATGGTGCCTAATTATCTCCTCGTATTGACCTTGGCAGTAGCCGTCAGCGCACGAACTGCAACCACAAATCACAACAAAGTTGAAGAAGCGAGGAGTTCAGAGGACACCGTTTTGGGAGACCTTAAAGTCGCATACGAAACATATAGAGATTGCAGTGGTGGCGATATTGCGAACTGTCTTAAAGTCAAACTAGCCAAGTCTTTGAATAGGATATCGAAGAGCGACGAAATTTCTATTCTAAGCGGCGTTAAGATAACCAAGAACCACGAGGCAGCCAAAAATGTGGAAGTTGAAGAAGCGATTCCGAGAGGTCTTGACGAGAGCTCATTGGACAACCTTATCTTGGACAAAATCGTTGGATTCATGCAAACTCATACCATCCAG GTTCAATTCCCAACCGGTTCGGATCTGCAGCGCGCATTCGCTGAAGACCGTGGAAGGAGGAAGAAGTTGGCCCCCCTCCTCGCCATCCCCCTGCTGATCGGGGGTATGATGGTCCCGTTGGCATTTGGGGCTCTCGCGTTATTAGCTGGCAAGGCTTTGATCGTGTCTAAGCTGGCTCTGGTCCTGGCCGGTATCATTGGTCTGAAGAAATTGCTGTCATCTAATGGAACTGGTGAAGCTCATGAAGTAGTGGTCTCAGCTGGTCATGGAGGAGCTGGGTGGAGCAG GTCCCTTGAAAGTGCCCACGACCTAGCATACAACGCTTACGCCCAATAA